A window of the Peptostreptococcaceae bacterium genome harbors these coding sequences:
- a CDS encoding response regulator — protein sequence MDKKHILIVDDDKNISELLNIYLIDAGFETFQSYDGSSALNFIKNNKVDLVLLDIMLPVIDGWEVCKLIRRTNSVPIIMMTARDMLEDKIQGFELGADDYVVKPFQPKEVVARVKARLRSGSEVDASESLENCAKVQTLLCKGSDLKDTGNGEDS from the coding sequence ATGGATAAAAAACACATATTGATTGTGGATGACGATAAAAATATAAGCGAATTATTAAATATATATTTGATTGATGCTGGATTCGAGACATTTCAGAGTTATGATGGAAGTTCTGCGCTAAACTTTATTAAGAACAACAAAGTCGATTTGGTGCTTCTGGATATAATGCTTCCGGTTATAGATGGGTGGGAGGTTTGCAAGTTAATAAGACGTACCAATTCAGTTCCCATTATAATGATGACTGCTAGAGATATGCTCGAGGATAAAATTCAAGGTTTCGAACTTGGAGCTGATGACTATGTTGTGAAACCGTTTCAACCCAAGGAGGTAGTTGCGCGGGTAAAGGCAAGACTGAGAAGTGGCAGTGAGGTTGACGCAAGCGAGTCGCTCGAAAATTGTGCAAAGGTTCAGACCTTATTGTGCAAAGGTTCAGACCTTAAGGATACGGGAAATGGAGAGGATTCTTGA
- a CDS encoding glutaredoxin family protein codes for MNKEVVVFSSSTCHYCKVAKEYLNEKGVEFVEKNVSTDMEARKELMKMGFMGVPVIQIGEETIEGFNKAELDRLLG; via the coding sequence ATGAATAAAGAGGTAGTAGTTTTTTCAAGTTCAACTTGCCATTATTGCAAAGTTGCTAAAGAGTATCTTAATGAAAAAGGTGTAGAATTTGTAGAAAAGAATGTTTCCACAGACATGGAAGCAAGAAAAGAACTAATGAAAATGGGCTTCATGGGAGTTCCTGTAATTCAAATCGGAGAAGAAACTATAGAAGGATTCAACAAAGCCGAATTAGATAGGCTTCTTGGATAG
- a CDS encoding iron-containing alcohol dehydrogenase: protein MNFDFVLPSKIRYGKGVVKELDVELNKLSAKKIMVVCDKGIIKAGILDKVLGFLGDDKEIVVFDEVEANPKDYNVHSGADLARIENVDALVAVGGGSPIDAAKGIAVLARQGGDIRDYVKKVIGENCLPLITVPTTAGTGSEVTFSSVITDTKENFKFTIKSPAIAAKVALVDPELTYTLPKLVTASTGIDALTHAIEGYTATCTEPIAEALGLYAAEHIAKYIVRAVKDGSDEEARDGMMLGSLLAGLSFSHSDVASVHCMAEALGSIYDKPHGLCNSIILPHIMTENLPFILQKYARVARAMGIEDKDDESAAKEGIKLIMNISAEIGLPDFKSLGTDPAKFRLLAELSEKNGSNDSNPKKMNVDDYEKLFYKMHKM, encoded by the coding sequence ATGAATTTTGATTTTGTGTTGCCTTCGAAGATAAGATACGGAAAAGGCGTTGTAAAGGAATTGGACGTAGAACTTAACAAACTGTCTGCTAAAAAAATAATGGTTGTTTGCGACAAGGGAATAATAAAGGCGGGAATTCTTGATAAAGTTTTAGGTTTTTTAGGTGACGACAAGGAAATCGTGGTATTCGATGAGGTAGAGGCGAACCCGAAGGACTATAATGTGCACAGTGGCGCCGATTTGGCCAGAATAGAGAATGTGGATGCTCTTGTGGCAGTTGGTGGAGGAAGCCCGATTGATGCCGCGAAAGGAATAGCTGTTCTTGCAAGGCAGGGCGGAGACATAAGGGATTATGTGAAAAAAGTAATTGGAGAGAACTGTCTGCCTCTTATTACTGTCCCAACTACTGCGGGAACAGGAAGCGAAGTAACCTTTTCATCAGTAATAACCGATACTAAAGAGAACTTCAAATTTACAATAAAGAGTCCGGCAATAGCCGCAAAAGTGGCACTGGTAGATCCTGAGCTTACGTACACTCTTCCCAAACTTGTAACAGCATCAACGGGGATAGATGCGCTTACGCACGCAATTGAGGGATACACAGCCACATGTACTGAGCCAATAGCCGAGGCTTTGGGACTTTATGCGGCAGAACATATTGCAAAGTATATAGTAAGGGCCGTCAAAGACGGCTCGGATGAAGAGGCAAGGGACGGAATGATGCTTGGGAGCTTATTGGCCGGGCTATCGTTCAGTCATTCAGATGTGGCATCTGTGCACTGTATGGCAGAGGCACTTGGAAGCATATACGATAAGCCGCACGGACTTTGCAACTCAATAATCCTTCCGCACATCATGACCGAGAATCTTCCTTTCATTTTGCAAAAGTATGCGAGGGTGGCGAGGGCTATGGGGATAGAGGATAAGGACGATGAAAGTGCAGCAAAAGAGGGAATAAAACTTATCATGAATATTTCTGCTGAAATAGGATTGCCGGACTTCAAATCCCTTGGAACAGACCCGGCTAAATTTAGACTACTTGCGGAATTGTCCGAGAAAAACGGTTCCAACGACAGCAATCCCAAAAAGATGAATGTAGACGACTACGAGAAGCTGTTCTATAAGATGCACAAAATGTAG
- a CDS encoding NifB/NifX family molybdenum-iron cluster-binding protein, translated as MIIGICAKEQRLDSPVADRFGRAECYVMYNTETKEVTTTDNSAKNEASGAGGSAVRILNEHGVEVVLAPELGPKAMDAIKAFEIKAYSYGNSKTVKEALDNYESGKLKQFITNSTASHHGLRKA; from the coding sequence ATGATAATAGGAATTTGTGCTAAAGAACAAAGATTGGACAGCCCAGTAGCCGATAGATTTGGTAGAGCTGAATGCTATGTTATGTACAACACGGAAACGAAAGAAGTAACAACAACCGATAATTCCGCAAAAAACGAAGCCAGCGGAGCAGGCGGAAGCGCTGTAAGGATTCTTAACGAACACGGTGTCGAAGTAGTACTTGCACCTGAACTCGGACCCAAAGCCATGGATGCTATAAAGGCATTTGAAATAAAGGCATATTCTTACGGAAATAGCAAAACAGTCAAGGAAGCTCTGGACAATTACGAAAGCGGAAAACTAAAACAATTTATAACCAATTCCACTGCATCACACCACGGGCTAAGAAAAGCTTAA
- a CDS encoding ribonuclease, whose translation MLGFLCIVLVFALLVGCQSYDASLAPENSGTNVEVSEGEPDRDRIQGGKMEGEPGMGNTRVEEDGIYSSKDEVAEYINEFSVLPPNYIIRNDAQKLGWVSSEGNLWEVTDQKSIGGDYFGNREGLLPDANGRKYYECDINYNGGYRGAERIVYSNDGLVFYTGDHYETFEQLY comes from the coding sequence ATGCTAGGCTTCTTGTGCATCGTTCTTGTATTTGCATTGTTGGTGGGATGCCAATCGTATGACGCAAGTCTTGCGCCTGAAAACTCCGGGACAAATGTGGAAGTTTCTGAAGGGGAACCCGACAGGGACCGGATTCAAGGAGGCAAGATGGAAGGCGAGCCGGGAATGGGAAATACCCGGGTGGAAGAGGACGGAATCTATTCAAGCAAGGATGAAGTGGCGGAATATATCAATGAATTTTCTGTTTTGCCTCCGAATTACATAATAAGGAACGATGCGCAAAAGCTTGGTTGGGTCAGTTCTGAAGGGAACCTTTGGGAAGTGACCGACCAAAAGTCCATTGGAGGAGATTATTTCGGAAACCGCGAGGGTCTTTTGCCGGATGCGAACGGCCGCAAGTATTACGAGTGCGACATTAATTATAATGGCGGGTATCGCGGAGCGGAACGGATAGTTTATTCCAATGACGGGTTGGTATTTTACACAGGCGATCATTATGAAACCTTTGAACAGCTATACTAG
- a CDS encoding barstar family protein: MEEIRLDGAEMTDRAAVHAYLKIKLDLPDYYGNNLDALWDCLSTDFFPKRIIISNADAMVDNLGGYGEAIINVFREAYEENEHIYLIIEGHELKHLEEFMEED, translated from the coding sequence ATGGAAGAGATTCGACTTGACGGAGCGGAAATGACGGATAGGGCCGCGGTCCATGCATATTTGAAAATTAAACTGGATTTGCCTGATTACTACGGCAACAATTTGGATGCCTTGTGGGACTGCCTTTCAACAGATTTTTTCCCCAAAAGAATCATCATTAGCAATGCAGATGCCATGGTCGATAACCTTGGGGGATACGGAGAGGCAATAATCAATGTGTTCAGGGAAGCCTATGAAGAGAATGAACATATATATTTGATTATTGAGGGACATGAGCTGAAGCATTTAGAGGAATTCATGGAAGAGGATTGA
- a CDS encoding ATP-binding protein, whose translation MKIAILSGKGGTGKTTVATNMALNYKNAILVDADVEEPNSHIFIKPVVTNEKSVFKKYPVVDMERCDLCGDCGRFCKYNAILPAKNKVLVFKEICHDCGGCEIICKKNAISYKEREIGKIFSGNGIADIRFLYGDLNVGEVSGVKIISELREIVKDKEIVIIDSPPGTSCAAVEAVEGANYAVIVSEPTPFGVSDMKMVVEMLENMKIPFGVVVNKAGLGNDEIYEYCSGKNIEVLENIPFSEEIAKMYAVGEMMCSGDKKYNLYFKNIISKIMDIK comes from the coding sequence ATGAAAATAGCTATACTTAGCGGAAAAGGCGGAACAGGCAAAACCACGGTAGCGACCAATATGGCCTTGAACTACAAAAATGCCATTCTAGTTGATGCCGATGTAGAAGAACCCAACAGCCATATATTTATCAAACCTGTTGTCACTAATGAAAAAAGCGTATTCAAGAAATACCCTGTGGTCGACATGGAAAGATGCGATCTTTGCGGAGATTGCGGCAGATTTTGCAAATACAATGCCATACTACCCGCAAAGAACAAGGTGCTCGTATTCAAGGAAATCTGCCATGACTGCGGGGGTTGCGAGATTATATGCAAGAAAAACGCAATCTCATACAAGGAACGGGAAATCGGCAAAATATTTTCCGGAAACGGAATCGCCGATATTCGTTTCTTATATGGTGATCTGAATGTCGGCGAGGTTTCCGGCGTAAAGATAATTTCAGAACTCAGGGAAATCGTCAAGGATAAAGAGATTGTTATAATCGATTCTCCCCCAGGCACTTCCTGCGCAGCAGTTGAGGCTGTCGAAGGAGCAAACTATGCTGTTATAGTTTCAGAACCCACCCCATTCGGTGTAAGCGACATGAAAATGGTTGTTGAAATGCTTGAAAACATGAAAATACCATTCGGTGTAGTCGTCAACAAGGCGGGTCTGGGCAATGACGAAATCTATGAGTATTGTTCCGGAAAGAATATCGAGGTGCTTGAAAACATTCCATTCAGCGAAGAAATCGCAAAAATGTACGCTGTCGGAGAAATGATGTGCTCCGGGGACAAAAAATATAATCTTTATTTCAAGAACATCATTAGCAAAATAATGGATATAAAATAG
- a CDS encoding ATP-binding protein: protein MDINEIVVISGKGGTGKTTLVASLVPFLDNPVIADCDVDAPDLNILFGEKIQNSKDFVGLKRAVINDDICIKCGLCHQKCKFNAISEDIKVNWSKCEGCSLCEYVCPVNAIEMKDSVVGHVFDSETPYGPMVHARLIPGEETSGKLVSEVRKEAKALAEKSGRSTIIIDGSPGIACNVIASITGVKKAVIVIEPTFSGLHDLEKVHRLVQNFNLEIMVVINKCNLSKDGLDVIENYCKNENLEIALRIPFNKEIVKTITRKKIPSIENKDFFDSIGFDEFVEKIKA from the coding sequence ATGGATATTAATGAAATCGTTGTCATATCAGGAAAGGGAGGCACAGGAAAAACCACCCTCGTCGCTTCTTTAGTGCCTTTTCTTGATAATCCGGTTATAGCGGACTGCGATGTAGACGCTCCGGACCTTAACATATTGTTCGGTGAAAAAATCCAAAATTCAAAGGATTTCGTAGGCTTAAAGAGAGCCGTCATTAACGATGACATCTGCATAAAATGCGGACTATGCCATCAAAAATGCAAGTTCAACGCAATAAGCGAAGACATAAAGGTTAATTGGAGCAAATGTGAAGGTTGCAGCCTATGCGAATACGTTTGCCCTGTAAATGCTATCGAGATGAAGGATTCCGTAGTCGGTCATGTATTCGATTCTGAAACCCCATACGGGCCAATGGTTCATGCCCGGCTCATACCGGGTGAAGAAACCTCCGGAAAGCTTGTGTCAGAAGTAAGAAAAGAGGCAAAAGCGCTAGCAGAAAAGTCTGGTAGAAGCACAATAATCATTGATGGCTCACCCGGTATCGCATGCAATGTAATAGCATCCATAACGGGCGTAAAAAAAGCCGTCATAGTCATAGAACCTACCTTTTCGGGGCTTCATGACCTTGAAAAAGTTCACAGGCTGGTCCAAAACTTCAACCTTGAAATCATGGTTGTAATAAACAAATGCAATTTGTCTAAGGATGGGCTTGATGTCATTGAAAATTATTGCAAAAATGAAAACCTGGAGATAGCTCTCAGAATACCGTTCAACAAAGAAATAGTCAAAACTATAACCCGAAAAAAAATACCGTCTATCGAAAACAAGGACTTCTTCGATAGCATAGGATTTGATGAATTCGTGGAAAAGATAAAAGCCTAA
- a CDS encoding DUF134 domain-containing protein has product MSRGKKDRFCRRLSDQKIYIPYGMPLDSLEKVSIELDEFEAIRLCDYDGKSQIEASEQMGLSRGTVQRLLLSGRKKIIDGFFHSKAIIVKNNNENIKFKGENNMTIDLKNTVRIAFPTNDKITVEEHFGHCKFFAIFTVNDKELMDTEYVTAPAHQPGLLPKFLGELNANAIITGGMGQMAINLFKEANIEVILGARGSIETNLNEYLGGDLYSTGSACQHDHND; this is encoded by the coding sequence ATGTCAAGAGGTAAAAAAGACAGATTTTGTAGACGACTAAGCGACCAGAAAATATACATTCCCTACGGAATGCCACTAGATTCCTTGGAAAAAGTAAGCATAGAGCTTGATGAATTTGAAGCAATAAGACTATGCGACTACGACGGCAAAAGCCAAATTGAAGCAAGTGAACAAATGGGACTCTCACGTGGAACTGTACAAAGGTTGCTTCTGTCCGGGCGAAAAAAAATCATTGACGGATTCTTTCACTCAAAGGCTATAATTGTCAAAAACAACAACGAAAATATTAAATTTAAAGGAGAAAACAACATGACTATCGATTTAAAAAACACAGTAAGAATTGCATTCCCAACAAATGACAAGATAACTGTAGAAGAGCATTTCGGGCATTGCAAATTTTTTGCTATCTTCACAGTAAATGATAAGGAGTTAATGGATACTGAGTATGTCACAGCACCTGCCCACCAACCAGGACTTCTTCCCAAATTCCTAGGAGAACTCAACGCGAATGCAATCATTACCGGCGGAATGGGCCAAATGGCAATAAATCTATTTAAGGAAGCAAATATTGAAGTTATTCTCGGAGCTAGAGGAAGCATAGAAACCAATTTGAACGAATATCTTGGTGGAGATCTCTACTCTACCGGCTCTGCTTGCCAACATGACCACAATGATTAA
- a CDS encoding M48 family metallopeptidase has protein sequence MRFEYGTETIEFTVEYRKRKSLRISVEPPDSVFVVAPVGIKDDEILKIVKSKAKWIEKKLSEIKESRFEKRDRKYASGEIFMYLGHEYRLKVQMDVSAKKPSVEFEGGYFHMITGTEDIAVLGKAMEDWYREKSLDIVTERVRHYQRHFVQRPIEIKAKKQRKRWGSCSNAHRLNFNLRCAMAPMDVIDYIVVHEMCHMVQFNHSKEFWGVVEKIMPDYKDRREWLRKNGIRMIL, from the coding sequence ATGAGATTCGAATACGGAACGGAAACAATAGAATTCACAGTCGAATACAGGAAAAGGAAGAGCTTAAGAATCAGTGTTGAGCCGCCGGATTCCGTTTTTGTCGTTGCGCCTGTCGGAATAAAGGACGACGAAATCCTAAAGATAGTAAAGTCCAAGGCGAAATGGATTGAAAAGAAGCTCAGTGAGATTAAAGAATCAAGATTTGAAAAGAGAGATAGAAAATATGCAAGCGGTGAAATCTTCATGTATCTAGGCCATGAGTACCGCCTTAAGGTGCAAATGGACGTATCAGCAAAGAAACCATCTGTCGAGTTTGAGGGCGGGTATTTTCATATGATAACGGGTACGGAAGATATAGCGGTATTGGGAAAGGCAATGGAGGATTGGTACAGGGAAAAGTCTCTTGATATTGTAACCGAGAGGGTGAGGCATTATCAGAGACACTTTGTTCAAAGACCCATTGAGATAAAGGCTAAAAAACAGAGGAAAAGGTGGGGCAGTTGCTCAAATGCCCATAGGCTTAATTTTAATCTGAGATGCGCCATGGCTCCTATGGATGTTATAGATTACATAGTAGTTCACGAGATGTGTCATATGGTGCAATTCAACCATTCAAAGGAGTTTTGGGGCGTGGTTGAAAAGATAATGCCCGACTACAAGGATCGAAGGGAATGGCTAAGAAAGAATGGAATAAGAATGATTTTGTAA
- a CDS encoding ribonucleoside triphosphate reductase, translated as MYEKVIKRDKQVVEFRKDKITNAIYQGMISVYLDRNANELKKLSEVISDKVIYNMEKKSYNREYPSVEEIQDAVEETLMEMGERKTAREYIRYRMTHQYIRSTKKSLIDAEKIVDEYVSEENWRVKENSNMGFSLQGLNNHIISEVTKNFWLDRVYTNTISKAHRKGDFHIHDLGLLAPYCCGWSFEDLLLKGFKGAEGKVESKPPKHFKTALGQLVNFFYTLQGEAAGAQAISSFDTYLAPFVKFDNLDYKKVKQSMQEFIFNLNVPTRVGFQTPFVNLTMDLICPNNLKEMPIIIGGKNNFEYSYGEFQEQMDMINNAFSEVMMEGDAKGRIFTFPIPTYNISKDFDWESPVFDSVIEMTAKYGIPYFANFVNSDMDPEDARSMCCRLRLDNRELRKRGGGLFGANPLTGSIGVVTVNMPRLGYVSKDKADFFERLRRIMDIAKSSLETKRKMIEKSTVNGLYPYSKFYLSEVQSGMGDYWKNHFSTIGINGMNECIENFFGNEENITTEKGLKFAVEALEYMREAMREYQEETGNLYNLEATPAEGTAYRLAKLDKEMYPGIIAAGSEVPYYTNSSQLPVGHTEDLFEALDLQEPLQTLYTGGTVFHGFLGESIEDMETCKLLLRRVMENYEIPYFTISPTFSVCGVHGYLRGEQPTCPKCGAETEIWTRVVGFHRPVKSWNKGKREEYKERKVFSMQKASGAF; from the coding sequence ATGTACGAGAAAGTGATAAAAAGAGATAAGCAGGTCGTGGAATTCCGAAAGGATAAAATAACAAATGCCATTTATCAGGGAATGATAAGCGTTTACCTGGATAGGAACGCTAATGAACTTAAAAAATTGTCGGAGGTCATTTCCGACAAAGTTATATATAATATGGAAAAGAAAAGTTACAATCGTGAATATCCGTCGGTTGAAGAAATACAGGACGCAGTCGAAGAAACTCTCATGGAAATGGGGGAGAGAAAAACGGCAAGGGAATATATAAGATACAGAATGACCCATCAGTATATAAGAAGTACTAAGAAATCCCTTATAGATGCCGAAAAAATTGTGGATGAATATGTTTCCGAGGAGAACTGGCGCGTAAAGGAAAACTCGAACATGGGTTTTTCACTTCAGGGGCTAAACAACCACATAATCTCGGAGGTTACAAAGAACTTTTGGCTTGACCGTGTCTATACCAATACTATAAGCAAGGCCCACAGAAAAGGGGACTTTCACATACACGATTTGGGGCTTTTGGCCCCCTATTGCTGTGGATGGAGCTTTGAAGACCTTCTTCTAAAGGGCTTCAAGGGGGCGGAGGGAAAGGTTGAGAGCAAACCGCCAAAGCATTTTAAAACGGCTTTGGGGCAGTTGGTAAACTTTTTTTACACCCTTCAAGGGGAAGCTGCAGGGGCTCAGGCAATTTCATCATTCGATACATATCTGGCCCCTTTCGTAAAATTTGACAATCTGGATTACAAAAAAGTAAAACAGTCTATGCAGGAATTCATCTTCAACCTGAATGTCCCGACAAGGGTGGGCTTTCAAACGCCTTTTGTTAATCTGACAATGGACCTGATATGCCCTAATAATCTAAAGGAAATGCCGATTATAATTGGGGGGAAAAATAATTTTGAATACTCCTACGGAGAATTCCAGGAGCAAATGGACATGATAAACAATGCCTTCTCCGAGGTGATGATGGAGGGCGATGCGAAGGGTAGAATTTTTACATTTCCAATTCCCACATACAATATTTCAAAGGATTTTGATTGGGAATCTCCTGTTTTTGACAGCGTAATAGAAATGACAGCCAAGTACGGTATACCCTATTTTGCGAATTTTGTAAATTCTGACATGGATCCCGAGGATGCAAGGTCAATGTGCTGCAGACTCCGTCTTGACAACCGCGAGCTCAGAAAAAGAGGGGGAGGCCTTTTCGGGGCAAATCCTCTTACGGGAAGCATAGGGGTGGTTACTGTCAATATGCCAAGGCTGGGCTATGTTTCCAAAGATAAGGCCGATTTTTTCGAGAGGCTGCGCCGTATCATGGACATTGCCAAATCATCTCTTGAAACAAAAAGAAAGATGATAGAAAAAAGTACCGTAAATGGGTTGTATCCATATAGCAAATTCTATCTTTCCGAAGTGCAAAGTGGAATGGGGGATTACTGGAAAAATCATTTCTCTACCATCGGCATCAATGGAATGAACGAGTGCATAGAGAACTTCTTTGGAAATGAGGAAAACATAACAACCGAAAAGGGACTGAAATTCGCGGTGGAAGCCCTGGAGTACATGAGAGAAGCCATGAGAGAATACCAAGAGGAAACAGGCAACCTTTACAACCTGGAAGCTACCCCTGCAGAGGGAACGGCATACCGGCTGGCAAAACTGGACAAGGAGATGTATCCCGGCATAATCGCTGCCGGAAGCGAGGTCCCATACTACACAAACAGCTCACAGTTGCCTGTTGGACATACCGAGGATTTATTTGAAGCGCTTGACCTTCAGGAACCATTGCAGACGCTTTACACTGGAGGAACGGTATTCCACGGCTTCCTCGGGGAGAGCATAGAGGACATGGAAACATGTAAGCTGCTATTACGCAGGGTAATGGAAAATTACGAGATACCGTATTTTACAATTTCTCCTACCTTTTCCGTTTGTGGTGTGCATGGATACCTGAGAGGCGAGCAACCCACCTGTCCGAAATGCGGCGCGGAAACAGAAATATGGACAAGGGTTGTAGGGTTCCACAGGCCGGTTAAGAGTTGGAACAAGGGCAAAAGGGAAGAATACAAAGAAAGAAAGGTCTTCAGCATGCAAAAGGCCTCAGGAGCGTTTTAA
- a CDS encoding sodium-dependent transporter: MGFLMAAAGSAVGLGNIWRFPYMTGENGGGAFIIIYLFFVMVVGLSIMIAEFAVGRRTQQSAVGAYKTIGNRWTFAGVLGVLSGFFIMGFYPVVGGWSVAYIFKSFSGLLAAPDAIGDVFGGFKTSPTQPIIWFLVFLAMNTLIVAKGISGGIEKAGKVLMPTLFVLLMLIAMRSMTLPGAGAGLEFLFKPDFSKVTKYTYLAALGQAFFSLSLGMGCMMTYGSYLNKSENLHSNALMVTLMDTGVALLAGLAIFPALFAFGMEPEQGPGLVFVVVPQIFAAMGGIGTLFSALFFIALTVAALTSSVSLMEVVVSYMIDSRGMERKPAVYLTSGIMVVTGILSSLSLGVMSGVTFLGVGAFDFFDILTDKIFLAIGGMLLAIAVGWFMKKEDLEDELTNGGTIKFALFNVWYYTVKYFIPVAIAFVAVNGIIAIASKSLMIFGVGIIVVLAIFSKKLG; the protein is encoded by the coding sequence ATGGGATTCCTTATGGCGGCAGCAGGTTCGGCAGTTGGCCTAGGGAATATCTGGAGATTCCCATACATGACCGGAGAAAACGGTGGTGGCGCATTTATCATTATTTATTTATTTTTCGTAATGGTTGTTGGACTAAGCATCATGATTGCAGAATTTGCAGTTGGTAGAAGAACTCAACAATCTGCTGTAGGTGCCTACAAAACCATAGGCAACAGATGGACATTTGCAGGTGTATTGGGAGTTTTGAGTGGATTCTTTATCATGGGATTCTATCCTGTAGTCGGTGGTTGGTCAGTAGCGTACATTTTCAAGTCGTTCTCAGGTCTTTTGGCTGCTCCAGATGCAATAGGCGATGTGTTTGGCGGATTCAAAACAAGCCCGACGCAACCTATCATTTGGTTCCTTGTTTTCCTTGCAATGAATACATTGATCGTAGCCAAAGGAATATCGGGAGGTATTGAAAAAGCGGGTAAAGTACTTATGCCTACACTTTTCGTACTTCTTATGCTTATCGCTATGAGAAGCATGACTCTTCCGGGCGCAGGCGCCGGACTCGAGTTCTTGTTCAAGCCGGACTTCTCCAAAGTTACCAAATATACATACTTAGCTGCATTGGGACAGGCTTTCTTCTCTCTCAGCCTAGGTATGGGTTGTATGATGACCTATGGTAGTTATCTCAACAAGAGTGAAAATCTTCATAGCAACGCACTCATGGTTACACTGATGGATACAGGCGTAGCGCTTCTTGCAGGTCTTGCAATATTTCCTGCTCTCTTCGCATTCGGCATGGAGCCTGAGCAAGGACCTGGACTCGTTTTCGTAGTAGTACCGCAAATATTCGCCGCAATGGGCGGAATAGGAACCTTGTTCTCAGCTTTATTCTTCATAGCATTGACGGTTGCAGCACTTACATCTTCCGTATCTCTCATGGAAGTTGTTGTATCATACATGATTGACTCAAGAGGCATGGAAAGAAAACCTGCCGTTTACCTTACTTCAGGAATCATGGTTGTTACAGGCATACTGTCATCACTATCTCTCGGAGTCATGTCCGGAGTTACATTCCTCGGAGTAGGAGCTTTCGACTTCTTCGATATACTGACAGACAAAATCTTCCTTGCTATTGGCGGAATGTTACTAGCTATCGCCGTTGGATGGTTTATGAAGAAGGAAGACCTCGAGGACGAGCTTACAAATGGTGGAACAATCAAGTTTGCTCTCTTTAATGTTTGGTATTATACCGTTAAATATTTTATTCCAGTTGCAATAGCTTTCGTAGCTGTTAACGGCATAATTGCAATTGCTTCAAAGAGCCTAATGATATTCGGTGTTGGAATCATCGTGGTTCTTGCAATTTTCTCCAAAAAACTAGGATAA
- a CDS encoding anaerobic ribonucleoside-triphosphate reductase activating protein, whose protein sequence is MQFRGWQRVSLMDYPGKIATTAFVGGCNFRCPYCHNWELVENGSNLEAISSDEVLAFLKKRSAMVDGICISGGEPTIHKELPEFARRVKGMGKLVKLDTNGANPDMIRELLDGKWLDFVAMDVKCTMERYCALTKCSADELPKLKESIEMIKKSGIDYEFRTTITREYNPSSDKEALAHLVSGAKSYALQKFRIPEGHFDENLSPLSKIEAEEIMEAVRPHVGEINLRGY, encoded by the coding sequence ATGCAGTTTAGAGGCTGGCAAAGGGTGTCGCTGATGGATTACCCCGGAAAGATAGCAACAACGGCCTTTGTAGGAGGCTGCAATTTCAGATGCCCATATTGCCACAATTGGGAATTGGTTGAAAACGGTTCGAATCTTGAAGCGATTTCGTCCGATGAGGTGCTTGCTTTTCTCAAGAAACGGTCGGCAATGGTTGACGGCATATGCATAAGCGGCGGTGAGCCGACCATACACAAAGAACTTCCGGAGTTTGCGCGGAGAGTCAAAGGAATGGGAAAACTAGTAAAGCTTGACACCAACGGAGCAAACCCCGATATGATTAGGGAACTGCTTGACGGCAAATGGCTTGACTTCGTAGCAATGGATGTTAAGTGCACAATGGAAAGATATTGCGCCTTGACGAAGTGCAGCGCAGATGAATTGCCCAAGCTGAAGGAATCGATTGAAATGATAAAAAAATCAGGTATAGACTACGAGTTTAGAACGACTATTACCAGAGAGTATAACCCCTCCTCTGACAAGGAAGCCTTGGCGCATCTCGTTTCGGGAGCTAAGAGCTACGCACTTCAGAAATTCCGCATTCCCGAGGGCCATTTCGATGAGAACTTGAGTCCTCTAAGCAAAATCGAAGCCGAAGAAATCATGGAAGCCGTAAGGCCCCATGTTGGAGAAATAAATTTGAGGGGTTATTGA